A genomic segment from Corylus avellana chromosome ca5, CavTom2PMs-1.0 encodes:
- the LOC132181947 gene encoding uncharacterized protein LOC132181947: protein MHMERLRGQLSIESKYLQNGDKDVVEDDDDDEEYYDDDNYEHYYDDEEYYGDDGEDRKDEKEKNVVEISQNRFMKVLFLDGEIGLLQTCVLCNRSFQQLRGQLSIESKYLQNGDKDVDEDDDDEEEYYDDDNYEHYYDDEEYYGDDGEDRKDEKEKK, encoded by the exons ATGCATatgg AGCGGCTTAGGGGTCAGTTGTCTATAGAATCCAAATATCTACAAAATGGTGACAAGGATGTTgttgaggatgatgatgatgatgaagaatattatgatgatgataattATGAACATTATTATGATGATGAAGAGTATTATGGTGATGATGGGGAAGATAGGAAagatgagaaagaaaagaa CGTGGTTGAGATTTCTCAGAATAGATTCATGAAAGTGCTGTTTCTGGATGGCGAGATTGGCCTTCTTCAAACTTGTGTTTTGTGTAACAGATCTTTTCAGCAA CTTAGGGGTCAGTTGTCTATAGAATCCAAATATCTACAAAATGGTGACAAGGAtgttgatgaggatgatgatgatgaagaagaatattatgatgatgataattATGAACATTATTATGATGATGAAGAGTATTATGGTGATGATGGGGAAGATAGGAAagatgagaaagaaaagaagtaa
- the LOC132181520 gene encoding 36.4 kDa proline-rich protein-like: MASHAPSNLLFLLNLVTLLATSLALPYCPPPEYPPKNPPYHPLPPKHPPHVVPPHPPHIKPPIPPVKPPHPPHVKPPIKPPHPPHVQPPKPPIKPPHPPHVQPPRPPIKPPHPPHVQPPKPPIKPPHPPHVQPPRPPIKPPHPPHVSPPKPPIVRPPIVYPPPYVPNPPIVKPPIVNPPPYVPNPPIVKPPIVYPPPYVPNPPIVKPPPIVYPPPHVPNPPIVKPPIVYPPPSVPNPPIVKPPPIVYPPPHVPSPPIVTPPIVYPPPYVPNPPVITPPLPPVVPIPPPTPTPTPVPVVPKPPPTETPCPPPPPPFVPTPTPPAGDTCPIDTLKLGACVDLLGGLVHIGIGSSAKDTCCPVLQGLVDLDAAVCLCTTIKIKLLNINIILPIALQVLLDCGKTPPEGFKCAA; the protein is encoded by the coding sequence ATGGCGAGCCATGCTCCCTCTAATCTCTTGTTCCTACTGAACTTAGTCACTTTGCTCGCCACCTCCCTTGCTTTACCCTACTGCCCTCCACCAGAATACCCACCCAAAAATCCTCCCTACCATCCTTTGCCACCAAAACATCCACCCCATGTTGTGCCACCCCATCCCCCACATATTAAGCCACCCATTCCTCCTGTGAAACCACCCCATCCGCCCCACGTTAAACCGCCGATCAAGCCACCCCATCCACCTCATGTTCAGCCGCCAAAGCCGCCAATCAAGCCGCCCCATCCGCCCCACGTTCAGCCGCCAAGGCCACCCATCAAGCCGCCCCATCCGCCTCATGTTCAGCCGCCAAAGCCGCCGATCAAGCCACCCCATCCACCCCACGTTCAGCCGCCAAGGCCGCCCATCAAGCCGCCCCATCCTCCTCATGTTTCTCCACCCAAACCACCTATTGTGAGGCCTCCCATTGTATACCCACCACCATATGTGCCCAACCCACCAATTGTGAAGCCTCCCATTGTAAACCCACCACCATATGTGCCCAACCCACCAATTGTGAAGCCTCCCATTGTATACCCACCACCATATGTGCCCAACCCACCAATTGTAAAGCCTCCTCCCATTGTATACCCACCACCTCATGTGCCCAACCCACCAATTGTTAAGCCTCCGATTGTATACCCACCGCCTTCTGTGCCCAACCCACCAATTGTGAAGCCTCCTCCCATTGTATACCCACCACCTCATGTGCCCAGCCCACCAATTGTTACGCCCCCCATTGTATACCCACCACCTTATGTACCCAACCCACCCGTTATTACTCCGCCACTTCCGCCAGTGGTGCCTATACCACCGCCAACACCAACACCTACACCAGTACCAGTGGTGCCAAAGCCGCCTCCAACTGAAACCCCATGTCCTCCGCCGCCGCCACCTTTCGTGCCAACGCCAACTCCGCCGGCAGGAGACACTTGTCCCATTGACACTCTCAAGCTAGGCGCGTGCGTGGACTTGCTAGGCGGCCTTGTGCACATAGGGATTGGTAGTAGCGCAAAAGACACATGCTGTCCAGTGCTGCAAGGACTGGTGGACTTGGACGCCGCCGTTTGCCTTTGCACCACCATTAAGATTAAGCTTCTGAATATCAACATCATCCTCCCAATTGCCCTTCAGGTCCTCCTTGATTGTGGCAAAACTCCGCCAGAAGGATTCAAATGCGCTGCCTAG